Below is a window of Paremcibacter congregatus DNA.
CGGATCAGTTATCACAACAAGTCACCGGACACACTGGAATATATCTGGTTGGAATTGGGCCAAAACCGTTTCCGGGACGATGCCTTGGGTGAACAGTCCAGTGATTTCGCCGGGCTAAACTGGGGCGGCTATCCTAGCGACGAAACGGCAGCGACCCAAACCAAACCCGGTAAAATCAACCTCAAGACCTTAAGGCGCCAACAATTTATGGATGACCATCAATTAGGCTACCGTATACAGACTGTGACGACCGCGTCCGGCACGAAACTGCCCTATACCATTGTGGGCACCCTGATGCGCATTGACCTGCCCAAGGCCTTGAAACCCGGAAGCAGTTTTCGTTTTTCAGTGAGTTGGTCCTTTTCTATATTCGAAGCCAATGCCGTTGGCGGTCGTTCCGGTTATGAAACTTTTTCGAAAGACGAACACTCAGGCGGCAATGATATTTTCCTTATCGCACAATGGTTCCCGCGTTTGGTTGCCTATTCTGATTATGAGGGCTGGCATAACAAGGAATTTATACGCCGTGGCGAGTTTACCCTTGAATTTGGTAATTATGATGTATCCATTACCGTGCCAGCGGATCATGTTGTTTCAGCAACGGGGGAGCTGCAAAATGCAGGTGACGTCTTAACCAGGATACAGCGCACCCGTCTTAAACAAGCTCGCACAGCCACAAAACCGATTTTCATTGTGACCCCGCAAGAGGCGTTGGAAAATGAAAAGGCTGGTACAAGAAAACGCAAAACCTGGCGTTTTAAAGCGAAAGGAGTTCGGGATTTTGCATGGGCCTCGTCTCGCAAATTCATCTGGAACGCCATGGGTCATCAACAGGCGAGCAAGGACATGCCGCTGGTGATGGTCATGTGTTTTTATCCAAAAGAAGGGCAGGCACTATGGACCCCTTTCGCCGCCGCTGCAGTGGCACATACACTTGAGGTATATTCGCGTTTCACTTTTGATTATCCCTATCCGGTGGCGCAGGCGGTGAATGGCCCGAATGTGGTGGCTATGGAATATCCGATGATCGGGTTTAATTCCCCCCGTCCCACAAAGCAAGATGATGGTACGTATACTTATTCCCGCCTTGTTAAACGAACGTTGATCGGGGAAATTATTCACGAGGTTGGCCATAATTATTTTCCCATGATTATCAATTCGGATGAACGACGTTGGGGATGGATGGATGAAGGGTTGAACAGTTTCCTACAATTGATGGCTGAATATGAGTGGAACCCGGACGCCAGTGCCTATCAATGGAAACGGGGCGAGCCGGGTGCTATTACTTCTTACATGACCTCGCCCGGGCAGGTGCCTATTATGACTAATTCAAACAGCAGCCGCTATTACAGCTATTATGGCAAACCGGCGGTGGCGTTAACGATCTTGCGTGAAACCATTATGGGCCGCGACCTGTTTGACTTTGCCTTTAAAAAATTTGCCGCTCAATGGAAGTTTAAGCGCCCGACACCAGCTGACTTTTTTCGGGTGATGGAAGAAACCTCTGGCGTTGATTTGGATTGGTTTTGGCGCGGCTGGTTTTATTCAACGGATCATGTTGATATTTCACTGGACCGTGTGTCTGCCTTACTCCTTGATACCAAAAATCCCGACGTTGATTTTGTGCGCAGACAAGAGGAACAGGCTGGCAAGCCCGAAGCCGTGACTGTCCGCCGTAACCGCGCAGAGGGTCGAGCGCCCCGTATTCTGCGCGAGCCATGGTTGAAAGGCTTTTATGATGAAAATGACCTCTTTACCATCAGCAATCAGAACCGCAATCAATATCAGGATTTCCTTAGTGATCTCAATGAGATCGAACGACAGGTGTTCCAGCGCGCGCTCAAGGAAGATAAGATATATTATGTTCTCGAATTCTCCAACAAGGGCGGGCTGGTTATGCCCATTATCCTGCGCCTGACCTATACGGACGGCAGTATGGAACGGATTCAACTGCCGGCGGAAATATGGCGTAACACGCCCGGTCAGGTTAAAAAATTATTGATCAGGGACAAGGAAATCAAGTACATTCTCGTCGACCCCGATCTGGAAACCGCTGATGCAGACACCGAAAACAACCACTACCCGCGCCGGATTATACCTATGC
It encodes the following:
- a CDS encoding M1 family metallopeptidase: MIKVVLKITTVLICSMMVFGQVFAAGPTNSIFDDKFRQLEEILPTPNGRRTASGMPGPGYWQQQVDYKIDVQLDENKRDIAGSVRISYHNKSPDTLEYIWLELGQNRFRDDALGEQSSDFAGLNWGGYPSDETAATQTKPGKINLKTLRRQQFMDDHQLGYRIQTVTTASGTKLPYTIVGTLMRIDLPKALKPGSSFRFSVSWSFSIFEANAVGGRSGYETFSKDEHSGGNDIFLIAQWFPRLVAYSDYEGWHNKEFIRRGEFTLEFGNYDVSITVPADHVVSATGELQNAGDVLTRIQRTRLKQARTATKPIFIVTPQEALENEKAGTRKRKTWRFKAKGVRDFAWASSRKFIWNAMGHQQASKDMPLVMVMCFYPKEGQALWTPFAAAAVAHTLEVYSRFTFDYPYPVAQAVNGPNVVAMEYPMIGFNSPRPTKQDDGTYTYSRLVKRTLIGEIIHEVGHNYFPMIINSDERRWGWMDEGLNSFLQLMAEYEWNPDASAYQWKRGEPGAITSYMTSPGQVPIMTNSNSSRYYSYYGKPAVALTILRETIMGRDLFDFAFKKFAAQWKFKRPTPADFFRVMEETSGVDLDWFWRGWFYSTDHVDISLDRVSALLLDTKNPDVDFVRRQEEQAGKPEAVTVRRNRAEGRAPRILREPWLKGFYDENDLFTISNQNRNQYQDFLSDLNEIERQVFQRALKEDKIYYVLEFSNKGGLVMPIILRLTYTDGSMERIQLPAEIWRNTPGQVKKLLIRDKEIKYILVDPDLETADADTENNHYPRRIIPMRLETFKGGKKARDLMKDMKATLKVDPK